The DNA sequence TGTTTCAGATTATATATTTTTTGTTTTTAGATTATATATTTTTTATTATTTTATTTTATATTATATTATATAATTTAAATTATTGAATTATATAAAACTTCATGCTTTAAAAAATCTATAAAATTCTATTGTTAAGTTAATTATAATAATATATTAATTAATAGCTTTGCATGATTATTTAGCCTAAAAAACATCAAAAAATATTAATATGATAATATACTATTTATATTATAGATAGTATTCACTTAATATACTTCTCTAATGGGGGTTTAATATGAAAAATAAAGATAAAATAGCACAAGCGGCTTTTTTATTATCATTAAAATATGGTTTTGACAATGTATCAATAAAACAAATACAAGAAGAAGCAAACGTAACCACTGGAGCAATTTATTATCATTTTAAGGATAAAAATGATATTTTAGATTATATTCTTAAAAAATATGTGTTTAATGAGGTTAAAAACTTTAAAAATGACTTATATTCAGAGAAAAGATCATTTTATGAAAAATTAGAGTTTATATTTTATTATTTTACAAAATATAACATTAAAAATAATCAAAATGCAATTGAAATACTTTATGAAAATAATATTGATTTTGGGCAGTATTATTTAATGCAATTAGGAATTTATCATCAACATCCTGAATTTAGAAAATTATATGATGATAGTAGCAAAGATATACTTAATTTATTCAATGAATTGATTAAAGAAGCTATAGAAAATAAAGAAATTAAGAAAAGCACTGATATAGAAGAGTTATCTATCTATATTTTCACTATATTTCGGGGAATTATAAGACTTTGGAGTATACTTATTGAATGTTCATTAGATAAACTTATTGAAACTAACATCAATATGATTAAAAAAACATTAGAATGAACTTTCTTTTTATTTATCTTTACTTATAACTTCAATTTCTCCATTATTGTTATTTATTATTTGTTTAGAAAACATATAATCTATAACTTCATTTATTTTATTAGATGTCTTTTTAGAAGTTGATTTAAATCCAAAATTCCTAGAAGCTCTTTTGATTAATTCTTTTTGATTAATTGGACTTATGAAATTCAATACAATTTTTATATTTTCTTCAATTTCATCCTTTGATATCAGATCAATATTTGGATTTACTCTTTTTCTAACTGTTGTTTTTGTCCAGTTACTTGGGAATAAGAAATCATCTATAATCAAAATTGCATTTTCTTTTTCAGCTAATGATATTGATTTACTAATATGTTTTTTAAACTTAGGACCTGCTCTTTTAAGATTACAACTCTCTTTTATTCTACTAGTAAATTCACTTATATGTATAGGTCCTTCAACAATAACAACACTATTAACAATATCTAAAAGTTTTTTATTTGTTGAATTATAGAATTCTTCAGCTTTATTGACAGGTATGTCTTTAGCTGTCTTGTAGTTAGCTATTAAATCATTAATATCATCTTTTTTAATAGTTTTTGTTGTATCTTTTTCCTTAAGCTGATTAATTTTTTGGGCTCTTTCTTTTTCAATTTTTATATAATCTTCATTTAAATCTTGAATAATGTTTTCTAAATTATCTTTTGAGTTTGAATAATTTGAATAGTTTTCAGAGCTTACATTATCATTAGATTTTAATCTTTTATTTAAATCTAAACTGTTTACATTATATTCAGCATGGTTCTCATAAGTATCATCATTAGCATCACTTTTATAATCCTCCTGATTGTAATGATGATTATCATTATACTCATCCACTGGAAGAGTCCTATCTATTACAAAAACTTTTTTTGGAGCTGTAGGATTTTCAATTTCTTTTAATGATTTATTTATATATTTAACTTCATTTTTTATTTCATTTATTGATTGAGAAACAGACCTCATCCTATCTCTAATGTTTTGAGATTCAAAGTTTCTTTCTTTGTTTCTATTATAATTGAAACTATTCCTTCTAAGAGGATTATCAATGTTAGATGCTCCTTCATATGTCATTATTCCATCAAAATCAAGGTCTTGAAATTCTTCATCTCTAGACTCAGACTCTTGATTATTATCACTATAAGGGGTATTATTTGAAGTGCTTTCTTCAATATACTTATTATTATCATAATTTTCCTTATGAATATTTTTATCATCTTTCTCAGATTCAGTGTTATTTTTAATGCTGTTATCTTCGAAATCATCTTCAAAACTATTTTTAATACTATTATTATTAAATTTATTTTCAGAATTGTTTTTAATAGTATTATCTTCAATATTTTTAATATTATTTATTTCATTATTGTTTTCAGTAGTATATTTAATGGAATCTATAGGGTTATTATTTTTAAAGTCTGTATTTTCACTAATGATAATATTTTCAGTAATCTGTTCTGTATTATCATATTCATTCTTATTTTTTGATTCATCAGAATATTCAGATATTTGACTTAAAGCTTTTTTTATCTCTTTTTCAAGTTCATCTTCAATGTATTCATTATCATTGCTTTTTTTGTCATCATATTCTCTATTATTATCTTCTATATCAATATTTTTTATATCATTATATTCAATATTAGTATTTTCTCTATTATTATTTTCTTTATCAGTATTTTCTTTATTAATATTTTCTTTATTACTGTTTTTCTTTATTAATATTTTCTTTATTACTATTTTTTTTATTATTGTTTTCTTTATCAGTATTTTCTTTATTAATATTTTCTTTATTGTTATATTTTGTATTAATTTCTTGTTTATTAGTAGAATCAATAATATCTATGTCATCATCTGTTTTATTCATTAAGTGAGATCTAAATTTAATTTTTGGTTTTATTAATTTTTCTTCTTCTTCACTTTTTTCTAAGGAATTAGTATTGATTTTATCATAATCAAGCTCTTTAGAATTAGCTTTATCCAGCTTAATCTTTTTATTTATTATATTCTCATTAATCGATTCATTTTTATTATTATTAATATTATTTCTACCTATGTCTACTATATTATCATTTATCTTATTATCATCCGTTTTATTAGTACTTATATCATCATTATCTATTTCATTACCACTTATTTTATTACTATTTACTTCATTAGTATTTAATTCATTATCACTTATTTCATTAGTATTTATTTCATTAGTATTTATTTTATTAGTATTTATTTTATCATCATTTATTTTATTTTTATTATTAATAATATTATTGTTATTATTTGTTTTATTATCCTCATTATCTAAATTATTGATATCAAAATCTTTATTTTTATTAGAATCAAAATTAGATTCATCATAAGTGTTTTCTATAATAATGCCCATATTTTCATCATTTAAATTAGAAGTTTTATTTATATCAATTTTATCTGTTTCACTGTTGTCAATAGAACTGATAATATTTTCAATATCAATAGAATTTTCAATATCTTCTTC is a window from the Methanobrevibacter arboriphilus JCM 13429 = DSM 1125 genome containing:
- a CDS encoding TetR/AcrR family transcriptional regulator; its protein translation is MKNKDKIAQAAFLLSLKYGFDNVSIKQIQEEANVTTGAIYYHFKDKNDILDYILKKYVFNEVKNFKNDLYSEKRSFYEKLEFIFYYFTKYNIKNNQNAIEILYENNIDFGQYYLMQLGIYHQHPEFRKLYDDSSKDILNLFNELIKEAIENKEIKKSTDIEELSIYIFTIFRGIIRLWSILIECSLDKLIETNINMIKKTLE
- a CDS encoding DUF3320 domain-containing protein, whose product is MTYEGASNIDNPLRRNSFNYNRNKERNFESQNIRDRMRSVSQSINEIKNEVKYINKSLKEIENPTAPKKVFVIDRTLPVDEYNDNHHYNQEDYKSDANDDTYENHAEYNVNSLDLNKRLKSNDNVSSENYSNYSNSKDNLENIIQDLNEDYIKIEKERAQKINQLKEKDTTKTIKKDDINDLIANYKTAKDIPVNKAEEFYNSTNKKLLDIVNSVVIVEGPIHISEFTSRIKESCNLKRAGPKFKKHISKSISLAEKENAILIIDDFLFPSNWTKTTVRKRVNPNIDLISKDEIEENIKIVLNFISPINQKELIKRASRNFGFKSTSKKTSNKINEVIDYMFSKQIINNNNGEIEVISKDK